CGTACATCCTGGTGGTCGAGGATGACGAGGCGCTGCTGATGATGCTGCGCTACAACCTGGAAAAACTGGGATACGAGGTCGGCGTGGCCGAGGACGGGGAGCAGGCCCTGGCGCGTGTCGCCGTCCGGCGTCCCGACCTGATGGTGCTGGACTGGATGCTGCCGGGCCTGTCGGGGCTGGATGTCTGCCGCCGGCTGCGTGACCAGGAAGCGACCCGCACCCTGCCGATCATCATGCTGACCGCCCGCGCGGGCGAGGCCGACCATATTCGCGGCCTGGATATCGGCGCCGACGATTACGTCACCAAGCCCTGCAGCATCGAGGCGCTGCAGGCCCGCATCCGCGCACTGATGCGCCGGGCGCCGCCGGCCGAGCAGATGCTGAGCTTCGCCGACGTCACGCTGGACACCGTCGCTCACCGGGCCGAGCGCAACGGAAGGCAACTGACCCTGGGGCCGACCGAATACCGCATCCTGGAATTCTTCCTGCGCCATCCGCGCCAGGTCTTCTCGCGCGAGGACCTGTTGCAGCGGGTGTGGGAACGCGGGGTGCATGTGGAACCGCGGACGGTGGACGTGCATATCCGCCGGCTGCGGCTGATCCTGAACGGGCCGGGCGAGGCCGATATCGTCCGCACCGTGCGGGCGGCGGGCTACGCCCTGGACGATCCGCGTCCTTGACGGCGCGGATCGGTCCGGGCAGCGGCGGGACCTAGGCATGGCCGGATTGTGGCCCGAGGATGTCGTGGCGGGCATGGCCCTGCTGGCGGCGGGCGGCATGGGGTGGCGGATGGTCGCCGGGCGGCGCCGGGCCGCCACGGAGGACCCTGGCAGCGATCCCGCCCGCGCGGCCCCGCCTTCGGCGGATGCCCTGTCGCGCATGATCGAGGTGCTGGACCTGGTGCCGGCGGCCATCCTGGTGCTGGATGCCGGCGGGCGCATCCTGCATGCGGGGCCCGGGGCGTGGGAACTGTTCGGGGACAGCCTGGGCGCGATCGTGCGGCATCCCGCCGCGCAATCGGCGCTGCTGCGGCTGCACGAGGGCGACCGGGCGGAAGTGGACATGGTGCTGGATGTGCCGGTGCGCCGCGCGGTGCGCGCCCAGTTCCGGCGCGTCGATATCGGGCGCGGGGAATCGGTGGTGCTGGCGACCCTGCTGGATGTGAGCGAGCAGGACGCGGTGGAGCGCATGCGCACCGATTTCGTGGCCTATGCCAGCCACGAGCTGCGCACGCCGCTGGCGGCGCTGACGGGGTTCATCGAGACCCTGCGCGGCCCCGCCGCCGACGATCCGCCGGCGCAGCAGCGTTTCCTGGGCGTCATGGCCGGGCAGGCCGCGCGGATGCAGCGCCTGCTGGACCGGCTGCTGATGCTGTCGCGCGTGCAGATGAGCGAGCACCGCAAGCCGCGCGGCCAGGTCGATCCGGCCGCGGTGATCGCGCGGGTACGCGACGAGACGGCCCCCCTGCTGGATGGTGGGCCGGCCACCCTGCATATCGACATGGCGGACGACCTGCCGTCCTTCCCCGGTGATTCCGACCAGGTCGTGCAGGTGCTGCTGAACCTGATCGAGAACGCGATCAAATACGGATCGGGCGAATCCGACCGCGCGGTGCGGATCGGCCTGCGCGTGCGGCAGGCGGCGCCGTCGGCGATGGTGGGAGTGGACGTGGGCGCGACCGGCGGGGCGCGAAACGGGATCGCGTTTGCCGTGACGGATAACGGGCCGGGAATCGAGGCCCGGCACCTGCCGCGCCTGACCGAGCGATTCTATCGCGTCGAAGGCACGGCGGCGCGGCGCACCGGCACCGGCCTGGGGCTGGCGATCGTCAAGCACATCATCGACCGCCATGACGGGCGGCTGACCATCGACAGCGTGGTCGGACGGGGGACGGCGTTTACCGTGTGGTTTCCGCTGGCAGGCTGATGCCGGGCCGGTGTCAGGCCGATGTCTTGGAAGCGTCATGAAACTGTCATGGACACATCACTCCCCTGGCCAGCCGATCCGGGCTAGGAGAAGGGCAGCCTGGGGGGCGCTTAGCGGGGCCTGGCCGGGCTTGTCTGTCACGCTCGTCAGGGATCTGAACTCGATGCGTCGTTCTGTCACAGTGTTTGCCGCCGTCCTTCTGGGAACTGCCCCGGTTGCCCTTTCCGTCGCGCATGCCGCGAACATCACCGGTGCCGGCTCCAGCTTCGCCGCCCCGATCTACGAGGCCTGGGGTTCGGCCGGCCGTAGCGCCAGCGGCGTCGCCGTCAACTACCAGAGCGTCGGGTCCAGCGCGGGCCAGAACCAGATCCTGGCCGGCACGGTCGATTTCGGCGCCTCGGATGCCCCGATGGACCCCGCCAAGCTGCAGAAGGGCGCGCTGTTCCAGTTCCCGACGGTCATGGGCGGCATCGTTCCGGTCGTGAACATCCCGGGCATCGCCGCGAACACGCTGCGCCTGACCGGCGAGGTGCTGGCCGGCATCTATTCGGGCGACATCTCCTCGTGGAACGATGCGAAGATCACCGCCCTGAACCCGGGCGTGAACCTGCCGGACCTGCCCATCGCGACGGTGCACCGCGCCGACGGGTCGGGCACGACCTTCGTGTTCACGTCCTACCTCGCACGCTCGTCGCAGGCGTGGCATGACGGCACGGGCGCCGGCAGCTCGATTTCCTGGCCCGGCGGTGTCGGCGCGCGCGGCAATGACGGCGTCGCGGCGTCGGTCCGCAACACCGAAGGCGGCATCGGCTATGTCGAATATGCCTATGCCAGCCGCAACCATATGACGACGGTGCAGCTGAAGGACAAGGCCGGCGATTTCGTGACCGCCGACCTGGACAGCTTCTCGCGCGCCGCCGCCGCCGCCGACTGGAAGGGCGCCGCCAATTTCGCGGTCGACCTGCTGGATACGTCCGGCAAGGGCGCGTGGCCGATCGTCTCGGCGACCTACGTGCTGGTGCCGAAGCAGGCGAAGGATGCCGCCCAGGGCGCGGCCGTGCGTAAATTCTTCGGCTGGGCATTCGACAATGGCGACGGCATTGCCCGTGGCCTGGACTACGTCGTCCTGCCGGCCGAGGTGAAGGCGTCGATTCGCGCCGCCTGGTAAGGCATGCACCCGCCAACAGGCTTCCGCAAGGGGTCTGGAAACGCGTGTCTGACGGGCGGGGGCCTTGTGCCCCCGCCCGTTTTGTTTGTTCGGGGCGGTTGGCATGTGGGTCGGCGGCAGTCCCTGCTCGGCTTCGGCAGGGCACGGTCCATCGGGCCGTTGCAGAAAAGACACGGTGTTGCCGGATGTCGATGGTCTGTCGGGCTGCATTTCCGGTTGTGTGCAGTATTTTCTTCGGAACGATATGAATACGATCATAAATGTTCATTTATAGTCCGAAGGTAATTGCTTAAAATTATGAATAATGAACAAAATGGTTTGACATATTGCGAAAATTAATTGGCTGTGCGAGTTATTTATAATTAATAAATGATTATTAAA
This genomic stretch from Gluconacetobacter diazotrophicus PA1 5 harbors:
- the phoB gene encoding phosphate regulon transcriptional regulator PhoB, producing the protein MSGTMANGNEGQTNGRKSYILVVEDDEALLMMLRYNLEKLGYEVGVAEDGEQALARVAVRRPDLMVLDWMLPGLSGLDVCRRLRDQEATRTLPIIMLTARAGEADHIRGLDIGADDYVTKPCSIEALQARIRALMRRAPPAEQMLSFADVTLDTVAHRAERNGRQLTLGPTEYRILEFFLRHPRQVFSREDLLQRVWERGVHVEPRTVDVHIRRLRLILNGPGEADIVRTVRAAGYALDDPRP
- a CDS encoding ATP-binding protein; amino-acid sequence: MAGLWPEDVVAGMALLAAGGMGWRMVAGRRRAATEDPGSDPARAAPPSADALSRMIEVLDLVPAAILVLDAGGRILHAGPGAWELFGDSLGAIVRHPAAQSALLRLHEGDRAEVDMVLDVPVRRAVRAQFRRVDIGRGESVVLATLLDVSEQDAVERMRTDFVAYASHELRTPLAALTGFIETLRGPAADDPPAQQRFLGVMAGQAARMQRLLDRLLMLSRVQMSEHRKPRGQVDPAAVIARVRDETAPLLDGGPATLHIDMADDLPSFPGDSDQVVQVLLNLIENAIKYGSGESDRAVRIGLRVRQAAPSAMVGVDVGATGGARNGIAFAVTDNGPGIEARHLPRLTERFYRVEGTAARRTGTGLGLAIVKHIIDRHDGRLTIDSVVGRGTAFTVWFPLAG
- the pstS gene encoding phosphate ABC transporter substrate-binding protein PstS, whose amino-acid sequence is MRRSVTVFAAVLLGTAPVALSVAHAANITGAGSSFAAPIYEAWGSAGRSASGVAVNYQSVGSSAGQNQILAGTVDFGASDAPMDPAKLQKGALFQFPTVMGGIVPVVNIPGIAANTLRLTGEVLAGIYSGDISSWNDAKITALNPGVNLPDLPIATVHRADGSGTTFVFTSYLARSSQAWHDGTGAGSSISWPGGVGARGNDGVAASVRNTEGGIGYVEYAYASRNHMTTVQLKDKAGDFVTADLDSFSRAAAAADWKGAANFAVDLLDTSGKGAWPIVSATYVLVPKQAKDAAQGAAVRKFFGWAFDNGDGIARGLDYVVLPAEVKASIRAAW